Proteins found in one Gemmatimonadota bacterium genomic segment:
- a CDS encoding N-acyl homoserine lactonase family protein: protein MSRATRLFATVVLSMLAARTLVAQQSPSYEAYAIQYGTLANFPVRGLVAGADTARRIDVAAMVWLLKAPGGRTVLVDAGFYRDEFMARWKPVNYVRPSQAVEAFGVPAGSVTDIIVSHVHWDHADGIDLFPNARIWIQRAEYEYYVGPSGEALQSGITASDAAMFARLKAAGRVTLVEGDDQEPIPGIRVYTGGRHTYASQFASVRTRAGTVVIASDNCYLYENLEKHAAIAQTFDAASNLAAQARMATIATSPKLIVPGHDPAVFLRFPIVKPGVARID from the coding sequence ATGTCACGTGCCACGCGTTTGTTCGCGACTGTTGTGCTGTCGATGCTGGCCGCGCGCACGCTCGTCGCACAGCAGTCGCCAAGCTACGAAGCGTACGCCATTCAGTACGGCACGCTCGCCAACTTTCCCGTGCGCGGCCTTGTGGCCGGCGCAGACACGGCGCGACGCATCGACGTGGCGGCAATGGTGTGGCTGCTCAAAGCGCCGGGCGGTCGCACGGTGTTGGTGGACGCGGGGTTCTATCGCGATGAGTTCATGGCACGGTGGAAGCCGGTGAACTATGTGCGCCCATCACAAGCGGTCGAGGCGTTCGGTGTCCCGGCCGGAAGCGTGACCGATATCATTGTCTCACACGTGCACTGGGATCACGCCGACGGCATTGATCTCTTTCCCAACGCGCGCATTTGGATTCAGCGCGCCGAGTATGAGTACTATGTGGGGCCCAGTGGGGAGGCGCTGCAGTCGGGCATCACGGCGAGTGACGCGGCAATGTTCGCCCGATTGAAAGCCGCGGGCCGCGTGACGCTTGTGGAAGGGGACGATCAGGAGCCAATCCCCGGCATTCGGGTGTACACGGGCGGCCGTCACACGTACGCGTCGCAGTTCGCCTCGGTGCGCACGCGTGCCGGGACGGTCGTGATCGCTTCGGACAACTGCTATTTGTACGAGAATCTTGAGAAGCACGCCGCGATTGCGCAGACCTTCGACGCAGCGTCAAACCTCGCCGCGCAGGCGCGTATGGCGACGATTGCGACATCGCCCAAGCTCATCGTGCCGGGTCACGACCCCGCTGTGTTCCTGCGCTTTCCGATCGTCAAGCCGGGCGTCGCGCGCATCGACTGA
- a CDS encoding RnfABCDGE type electron transport complex subunit D: MNVRRFFRTPKGLLIIILSVLTGIAAIGEGLALVAPGFCGAIAAAMLLDAPLLRWRHKRWVFPDGALITGMIVAAILSPHEPWYIAAVTAGVGVVSKYLFRVGKANIFNPAAFGLVATFYVFDSGQSWWGALPEMATPWLLLLVATGAFITWKVNKAPIVLGFLGSYYLLITLTAFAVNPAHVAELYRAPDLHAALYFALFMVTDPPTSPPRDRDQLIYGTGIGVVAYAAFMWIGAAYWLLAGMLVANALDTFRRVRRRPLTA, encoded by the coding sequence ATGAACGTTAGGCGCTTCTTCCGCACGCCAAAGGGACTGCTCATCATCATCTTGTCGGTGCTCACGGGCATTGCGGCGATCGGTGAGGGACTGGCCTTGGTGGCCCCGGGATTCTGCGGCGCCATTGCCGCCGCGATGCTCCTCGATGCACCGCTCCTGCGCTGGCGGCACAAGCGCTGGGTGTTTCCCGACGGCGCGCTCATCACCGGCATGATCGTGGCCGCCATTCTGAGTCCGCACGAACCGTGGTACATCGCGGCGGTCACGGCAGGCGTGGGCGTCGTCAGTAAGTATTTGTTCCGCGTGGGCAAGGCGAATATTTTCAATCCCGCTGCGTTCGGACTCGTGGCCACATTCTACGTGTTCGATTCCGGCCAGAGCTGGTGGGGCGCCCTTCCAGAGATGGCCACCCCGTGGCTGTTGTTGCTCGTCGCGACCGGCGCGTTCATTACCTGGAAAGTGAACAAGGCGCCCATCGTCCTTGGGTTTCTCGGTAGCTACTACCTGTTGATTACGCTCACAGCCTTTGCCGTCAATCCGGCCCATGTGGCCGAATTGTACCGGGCGCCGGATTTACACGCGGCGCTCTATTTCGCACTATTCATGGTCACTGACCCGCCAACCTCACCGCCGCGCGATCGCGATCAACTCATCTATGGCACCGGCATCGGTGTCGTCGCGTATGCGGCATTTATGTGGATTGGCGCGGCGTATTGGTTGCTCGCGGGGATGCTCGTGGCGAACGCGCTGGATACGTTTCGTCGAGTTCGCCGCCGGCCGCTCACTGCATAG
- a CDS encoding FMN-binding protein, whose amino-acid sequence MSKKRKNNLVALGSAAVFTIYAAGYMRTQAAAQLFAQETGARRPAAEPPRVEQAATPAGSGVSSPNGVAKGAAASAPPTTGQPASTAVVAPSATTAPATTPTVATTTSPKKAAHTDSSAAANKATAPVAPVNGTSSTNNSTNSTAPASTSAADSTTSAAQGERGPYKDGTYYGWGTSRHGDIQASVEIRDGHIFAARIAQCLTRYSCSWIWHLQAQVALRQSPEVDYVSGATQSVNAFYYAVVEALKLAR is encoded by the coding sequence GTGAGCAAAAAGCGCAAGAACAACCTCGTCGCACTCGGTTCCGCCGCGGTCTTTACGATCTACGCGGCGGGCTACATGCGTACGCAGGCGGCGGCGCAGCTGTTCGCGCAGGAAACGGGCGCGCGCCGGCCAGCCGCCGAGCCGCCGCGCGTGGAGCAGGCCGCTACGCCGGCTGGGTCGGGAGTGAGTTCGCCGAATGGGGTCGCGAAGGGCGCCGCTGCCTCGGCGCCCCCCACAACCGGTCAACCCGCGTCCACGGCAGTCGTCGCGCCCAGCGCAACGACTGCTCCCGCGACGACACCGACGGTCGCGACGACCACCTCGCCAAAGAAAGCGGCTCACACGGATTCCTCGGCGGCGGCAAACAAAGCCACTGCCCCGGTCGCGCCAGTGAACGGAACTAGCAGTACCAACAACTCCACGAACTCCACTGCCCCAGCATCAACATCGGCGGCTGACAGCACCACCTCGGCGGCCCAGGGCGAGCGCGGGCCGTACAAGGACGGCACCTACTACGGCTGGGGAACGTCGCGGCACGGCGATATTCAGGCCTCGGTTGAGATTCGCGACGGACACATTTTTGCCGCCCGCATCGCCCAGTGCCTCACCCGCTATTCCTGCTCGTGGATTTGGCATCTGCAAGCGCAGGTGGCGCTCCGCCAGAGCCCAGAAGTGGATTACGTGTCCGGCGCAACGCAGAGCGTGAATGCGTTCTACTATGCCGTGGTCGAAGCGCTGAAGCTCGCTCGGTGA
- a CDS encoding cyclase family protein, with protein sequence MKPPRLIDCSHTVEHGMVTYKGLPAPIICDYLSRADSHTRYEAGTEFQIGKIEMVANTGTYVDSPFHRYATGKDLADLPLTSLANLDCLIARIPSGADRTIDRLPFSADEVRGKAVIVHTGWDRHWRTDAYHDKHPHLTGELAEWLVKAGAVFVGIDSFNIDSTDTGAHDVHSVLLKHDIPIAEHLCGLGAAPDRGGKFFAVPVKVRGFGTFPVRAFVLAE encoded by the coding sequence GTGAAGCCGCCACGCCTCATTGATTGCAGTCACACGGTCGAGCACGGGATGGTGACGTACAAAGGCCTTCCCGCGCCGATCATCTGTGATTATCTCAGCCGCGCCGATTCGCACACGCGGTATGAGGCCGGCACGGAGTTTCAAATTGGAAAAATCGAGATGGTGGCCAACACCGGCACCTATGTGGACAGCCCGTTTCATCGGTATGCGACCGGCAAAGATTTGGCCGATCTCCCGCTGACCTCGCTGGCCAATCTCGACTGCCTCATTGCACGCATTCCGTCTGGTGCGGACCGGACGATTGACCGTCTGCCATTTTCCGCCGACGAAGTACGCGGAAAGGCGGTGATTGTGCACACGGGCTGGGACCGGCACTGGCGCACCGATGCGTATCACGACAAACACCCGCACCTCACCGGCGAACTCGCCGAGTGGCTGGTGAAGGCCGGCGCGGTATTTGTGGGAATCGACTCGTTCAATATCGACAGCACCGATACGGGCGCGCACGATGTGCATAGCGTCTTGCTCAAGCACGACATTCCGATTGCCGAACATTTGTGCGGACTTGGAGCGGCGCCGGATCGCGGAGGCAAATTCTTTGCGGTGCCAGTGAAGGTGCGCGGATTTGGCACGTTTCCGGTGCGCGCCTTCGTGCTGGCCGAATGA
- a CDS encoding c-type cytochrome, with product MSLFRRVSLASLTLLATPVLLLAQGGRGGEPPKNLQVFPKDTPRQQITAAMNGFTAALGVRCDHCHAVDANAAAPAGGRGGPPLDYAADSKEEKKVAREMLKMMMDINGKYLPLTGRTFGARNSVTCETCHHGLAKPQSLRSALAGAVEAKGADSATALYRELRAKYFGSAAYDFGETSLARAANELAQANQRPAALALLKLNLEFYEKSSPTYQSMAQISLASGDTVAALDALKKAIAIQPNNPQLQQMLQRISKTP from the coding sequence ATGTCCCTGTTTCGCCGAGTGTCGCTCGCATCGCTCACGCTCCTCGCCACGCCAGTCCTGCTGCTCGCGCAGGGTGGACGCGGCGGTGAGCCACCCAAGAACCTGCAGGTATTTCCCAAGGACACGCCGCGTCAGCAGATCACGGCGGCGATGAACGGCTTTACGGCCGCCCTCGGTGTGCGCTGCGACCATTGCCACGCGGTGGACGCCAACGCTGCTGCCCCAGCTGGTGGACGCGGTGGACCGCCGCTCGATTACGCCGCCGACAGCAAGGAAGAAAAGAAAGTCGCCCGTGAAATGCTCAAGATGATGATGGACATCAACGGTAAGTATCTGCCGCTTACCGGCCGCACGTTTGGCGCGCGCAATAGCGTCACCTGCGAAACCTGTCATCACGGGCTGGCCAAGCCGCAGTCGCTGCGCTCGGCACTCGCCGGCGCGGTGGAAGCCAAGGGCGCTGACTCGGCCACAGCTTTGTACCGTGAATTGCGGGCCAAGTACTTCGGCAGCGCGGCGTACGATTTTGGAGAAACCTCGCTCGCCCGCGCTGCCAACGAACTCGCGCAGGCCAACCAGCGCCCGGCCGCGCTTGCGCTGCTCAAGCTGAACCTCGAGTTCTACGAAAAGTCGTCGCCGACCTACCAGTCGATGGCGCAGATCTCTCTGGCAAGCGGCGACACCGTGGCCGCCTTGGACGCGCTCAAGAAGGCGATTGCCATTCAGCCGAACAATCCCCAGCTGCAGCAGATGCTCCAGCGGATCAGCAAGACGCCGTAA
- a CDS encoding FAD:protein FMN transferase, with the protein MTESLVVTTARMGTTVTIQIVGPGHTAIARAERSAAIARADRWFERVTDVCSRFDPRSELAQLSTRVGETVKVRDLLYEAVGFALAVAEDSGGAFDPTVGHRLSTLGFNRNYQSGTLVQTPFEVDPDATYRDVVLDRERRTITIRRPLVLDLGAVAKGLAVDMAARELQPFENFAIDAGGDGYFGGSNAAGEPWSVGIRHPRIEGTLIETVRVSNAAVCTSGDYERLSPVDPTRHHLIDPRAKVGATTVASATVIAPTAMVADAFSTTAFVLGAAPGLAFLNTHDVDGLLVTPSIERFETSGLRDVHRFDPPLVAGADER; encoded by the coding sequence GTGACCGAATCCCTCGTTGTGACCACGGCGCGAATGGGGACGACGGTCACCATTCAGATCGTGGGCCCCGGCCATACCGCCATTGCACGCGCCGAACGCTCGGCGGCCATTGCGCGCGCGGATCGATGGTTTGAGCGAGTCACCGACGTGTGCAGCCGCTTTGACCCGCGCAGCGAACTGGCCCAGCTGTCGACGCGCGTGGGTGAGACCGTGAAGGTCAGGGACCTCCTGTATGAGGCCGTGGGCTTTGCGCTCGCCGTTGCCGAAGATTCCGGCGGTGCGTTCGACCCGACCGTCGGGCACCGCCTGTCGACACTCGGGTTCAACCGAAATTATCAGAGCGGCACACTCGTGCAGACGCCGTTTGAAGTCGACCCAGACGCGACGTATCGCGACGTCGTGCTGGATCGTGAGCGGCGCACGATCACGATTCGCCGCCCGCTTGTGCTCGATCTCGGCGCCGTCGCAAAGGGACTCGCGGTGGACATGGCCGCGCGCGAGCTCCAACCCTTTGAAAACTTTGCAATCGACGCCGGCGGCGACGGATACTTTGGCGGGAGCAATGCGGCTGGCGAGCCATGGAGCGTCGGCATCCGGCACCCGCGCATCGAGGGTACGCTCATTGAGACCGTGCGTGTCTCGAATGCGGCCGTGTGCACCTCCGGCGACTACGAACGCTTGAGCCCCGTCGATCCTACACGGCACCATCTGATTGACCCGCGCGCCAAAGTGGGCGCGACCACGGTCGCGAGCGCCACGGTGATCGCGCCAACCGCGATGGTCGCCGATGCGTTCTCCACCACGGCCTTTGTGCTAGGAGCTGCGCCCGGATTGGCGTTTCTCAACACCCACGACGTGGACGGCCTGTTAGTCACGCCGTCGATCGAACGATTTGAGACGTCCGGATTGCGCGATGTCCACCGCTTTGATCCGCCGCTCGTAGCGGGGGCCGATGAACGTTAG
- a CDS encoding M20/M25/M40 family metallo-hydrolase has translation MTNFRKVTSTLALALLGAAPLAAQSSDATIQRIWRLGMDSSHVQSLAQTLLDSVGPRLTGAPGLLSASDWVIGQYKSWGIDAKRDNYGTWRGWKRGTSHIDLMQPRVRSLEGTMLSWSPGTKGKPVTAEAIVLPKFKDSTEFVKWLPKAKGKIVLLSPAFPTCRPSEDWIKFATPESKARMDTTIAELQREWAVMTGPDGRADSTKMYRGTGYTLALGTGTLGLRLEKAGVVGMISSRNKLSGFANPFAAAGAGGAGGGRGAGGGRGGAAAPGAGSMRGGGPAANNPAAAQGRGGFGGGPGGAGGWGVIEVFETYNTVAPAVTLTCEDYGLVYRLADNKQKPMVRLDLEAQALGEKPAFNTIGMIKGTEKPEEYVMLSAHFDSWDGSSGATDNGTGTLMAMEAMRILKTVYPKPKRTILVGHWASEEQGLNGSTAFTEDHPEVMKGLQALFNQDNGTGRVTSLSSSGLTAIGPHLKSWYGQLPSFFTDSMSANVVGWSFNDVPTGNPGGTDGAVFACFGTPSIGMGAVGWNYSTYTWHTNRDTYDKIAFDDLKHNATLAAMMVYAASEDPVFIARDKSPGTWPANWPTNCGKVPRKTKTRY, from the coding sequence ATGACAAACTTTCGCAAAGTCACCAGCACGCTCGCCCTCGCGCTCCTCGGCGCGGCGCCGCTCGCCGCCCAGTCGTCGGACGCGACCATTCAGCGCATCTGGCGCCTCGGCATGGACAGCTCGCATGTCCAGTCGCTCGCTCAGACGTTGCTCGATTCCGTCGGACCCCGCCTGACCGGCGCCCCCGGACTTCTGTCCGCGAGCGACTGGGTGATTGGCCAGTACAAATCGTGGGGCATCGACGCCAAGCGCGATAACTACGGCACGTGGCGCGGCTGGAAGCGCGGCACATCTCATATTGATCTCATGCAACCGCGCGTGCGGTCGCTTGAAGGGACGATGCTCTCCTGGAGCCCCGGCACCAAGGGAAAGCCAGTGACCGCCGAAGCGATTGTGCTGCCGAAGTTCAAGGACAGCACAGAATTCGTGAAGTGGTTGCCGAAGGCCAAGGGCAAGATTGTGTTGCTCTCGCCGGCATTCCCCACCTGCCGTCCGTCGGAAGATTGGATCAAGTTCGCGACGCCGGAATCGAAGGCACGCATGGACACCACGATCGCTGAACTGCAGCGCGAGTGGGCCGTGATGACGGGCCCCGATGGCCGAGCCGACAGCACCAAGATGTATCGCGGCACCGGCTACACGCTCGCGCTCGGCACGGGAACGCTCGGTCTGCGTCTCGAGAAGGCCGGCGTTGTCGGCATGATTTCGTCGCGCAACAAGTTGAGCGGGTTCGCCAATCCGTTCGCCGCCGCCGGTGCTGGTGGTGCGGGTGGTGGGCGCGGCGCTGGTGGCGGGCGTGGCGGCGCAGCTGCGCCGGGCGCTGGCAGCATGCGTGGTGGTGGGCCGGCCGCGAACAATCCAGCTGCGGCGCAGGGCCGCGGTGGATTTGGTGGTGGCCCTGGCGGTGCCGGCGGCTGGGGCGTGATCGAGGTGTTTGAGACGTATAACACCGTTGCGCCCGCCGTCACGCTGACGTGCGAAGACTACGGCCTCGTGTATCGCCTCGCCGACAACAAACAGAAGCCGATGGTGCGTCTCGACCTCGAGGCGCAGGCGCTCGGCGAAAAGCCGGCGTTCAATACGATTGGCATGATCAAGGGCACCGAGAAGCCGGAAGAGTATGTGATGCTCTCCGCGCACTTTGACTCGTGGGACGGCTCGTCGGGCGCAACGGACAACGGCACCGGCACGCTGATGGCGATGGAAGCGATGCGCATTCTCAAGACCGTGTATCCGAAGCCAAAGCGCACGATTCTCGTTGGCCACTGGGCGAGCGAGGAGCAGGGACTCAATGGCTCCACGGCGTTTACCGAGGACCACCCCGAAGTGATGAAGGGGCTGCAGGCGCTGTTCAATCAGGACAACGGCACGGGACGCGTCACCTCGCTGTCGTCGTCTGGCCTCACCGCCATCGGGCCGCATCTCAAGAGCTGGTATGGTCAGCTGCCGAGTTTCTTTACCGACAGCATGAGCGCGAACGTGGTGGGCTGGAGCTTCAATGATGTGCCCACTGGCAACCCCGGCGGCACCGATGGCGCCGTGTTTGCGTGCTTCGGTACGCCGTCGATTGGGATGGGTGCGGTAGGCTGGAACTACAGCACGTACACCTGGCACACGAACCGCGACACGTACGACAAAATCGCGTTCGATGATCTCAAGCATAACGCGACTTTGGCCGCGATGATGGTGTACGCCGCGTCGGAAGATCCGGTGTTCATTGCGCGTGACAAGTCGCCAGGCACGTGGCCGGCCAACTGGCCGACCAACTGCGGCAAGGTGCCGCGCAAGACGAAGACGCGGTACTAG
- a CDS encoding M14 family zinc carboxypeptidase — translation MSRRAKLLSTLHRSLPLLGLLAFAAPMVGAQQFTTETRDAKQKQDAGFEKDYKAWLANPKHGSPLVDHLPLVNGIPTPKDVLGHHVGAPKTLTYYADQLKYYRALAAATPRVKVETIGKSDEGRELVVVWVSSDENMKKLPQNRANLAKIADPRGMSETQVHELITVTKPHYHLMGGLHSGETGPSEMLMELVYRIATETSPIITQIRNNVYVSVTPVADADGRDRNVDWFYKGLDYAAANPTVPGAAAVTPAAPAEGGGRGEGAGGAGGGGGGRGGSPIGAVPYWGKYVYHDNNRDINVELMQMRTIVDWYFTAHPPIMHDLHEAQPLLYTYSGGMPQNPNLDPLLFSELPWFANFEMAQMTKWGMPGVYTNAFMDGWSPGYLGSVAYNHNGLMKMYETQSGRDVEPPAAVVPATPAARTDSAAGGRAGGRGADSAVAGGRAGGGGRGGRGGGAGTTVAAGAAGAPIAAAGGPPGGGRGASAIPTGRGGAQDREWYRGIQYTQDDINTFTRRSNTNYMETGVISALQLTAMFPATVLENFYIKTRNSIEEGKHKAPYGFVVPVQRDMTKVAEFINILRVQRIEVGRATAAFKVGTTTYPAGSFVIKRDQPYGRLAKNLIEKQQFPDARITTYDDSGWSMGMAMMVDVAEIADSAVLKVATTPVTTVTLKGTVKTAGAANAGMVIAHYGSNNMISFRYRLKDVPMQIAEKSFKVDSVEYPAGSFVITDMSKAPAIRAAVEELGLTAAMFAAAPTVPTHAADVPRVAIYSAWTSTQNLGWYRLTFDKFGVPYDLIYKEQVKPGNLRAKYDVILMAEQNLGKQTTLAAPAAKPQSYQKSDKYKFLGMYGETADMSGGLGQDGVDAIAAFLDGGGTLIAVGDAARLPIEFGFARTVDKAAVPGLTSQRPLVQGEILKAEHPVFYGYADKKFPVKYVGGSPLKVGVADEANVLARYVGGDAAVLSGLMVGADSLKSRPFAVDVPMAYKGHGRVILFSNNPIYRWQNHGEFNMIFNSVLNWNDVIAPAPTVVP, via the coding sequence ATGTCACGTCGCGCGAAGCTGTTATCCACGCTGCATCGCTCCCTCCCGCTGCTCGGGCTCCTCGCCTTTGCCGCGCCCATGGTGGGTGCGCAGCAGTTCACCACCGAGACTCGCGACGCCAAGCAGAAGCAGGACGCGGGCTTTGAAAAAGACTACAAGGCGTGGCTCGCCAATCCCAAGCACGGGAGCCCGCTGGTTGATCACCTGCCGTTGGTGAATGGCATCCCAACGCCAAAGGACGTGCTCGGCCACCACGTGGGCGCCCCCAAAACGCTCACCTATTACGCCGATCAGCTGAAATACTATCGCGCCTTGGCCGCAGCCACGCCGCGCGTGAAGGTCGAGACAATTGGCAAGTCCGATGAAGGACGAGAACTCGTTGTGGTGTGGGTGTCGAGCGACGAGAACATGAAGAAGCTGCCCCAAAACCGCGCCAATCTGGCCAAGATCGCTGATCCGCGTGGGATGAGCGAGACGCAGGTGCACGAACTGATCACCGTTACCAAGCCGCACTATCACCTGATGGGCGGACTGCACAGCGGCGAGACGGGTCCATCCGAAATGTTGATGGAGCTTGTGTATCGCATTGCGACCGAGACGTCGCCGATCATCACACAGATTCGCAACAACGTGTACGTGTCGGTGACGCCAGTGGCCGATGCCGACGGGCGTGATCGCAATGTGGATTGGTTCTACAAGGGACTCGATTATGCGGCCGCGAATCCGACGGTGCCTGGCGCAGCGGCTGTTACGCCCGCCGCGCCGGCCGAAGGTGGTGGACGCGGTGAAGGAGCAGGTGGTGCAGGTGGCGGCGGCGGTGGTCGTGGTGGTTCACCGATCGGTGCCGTGCCGTATTGGGGGAAGTACGTCTACCACGACAACAACCGCGACATCAACGTCGAACTGATGCAGATGCGCACGATCGTCGATTGGTACTTCACCGCGCATCCGCCCATCATGCACGATCTGCACGAAGCGCAGCCGCTGCTCTACACCTACAGCGGCGGCATGCCGCAAAATCCGAACCTCGATCCGCTGCTCTTCTCCGAACTTCCGTGGTTTGCGAACTTCGAGATGGCGCAGATGACCAAGTGGGGCATGCCGGGCGTGTACACCAACGCCTTCATGGACGGCTGGTCGCCGGGCTACCTCGGCTCCGTGGCGTACAATCACAATGGCTTGATGAAGATGTACGAGACGCAGAGCGGGCGGGATGTCGAGCCACCGGCGGCGGTGGTGCCGGCTACGCCTGCGGCGCGCACGGATAGCGCGGCAGGTGGACGTGCCGGCGGACGCGGCGCTGACAGTGCCGTAGCTGGTGGTCGCGCTGGTGGTGGTGGTCGCGGCGGTCGTGGTGGCGGCGCTGGTACGACGGTTGCCGCAGGGGCTGCAGGTGCTCCCATTGCCGCAGCTGGCGGCCCTCCCGGCGGCGGTCGCGGTGCGTCCGCGATTCCGACTGGTCGCGGTGGCGCGCAAGATCGCGAATGGTATCGCGGCATTCAGTACACGCAGGACGACATCAACACCTTCACGCGTCGCTCCAACACCAACTACATGGAGACGGGCGTCATCTCCGCGCTCCAGCTCACCGCCATGTTTCCGGCGACGGTGCTTGAGAACTTCTACATCAAAACGCGCAACTCTATCGAAGAAGGGAAGCACAAGGCACCGTACGGCTTTGTGGTGCCGGTGCAGCGCGACATGACGAAGGTCGCGGAGTTCATCAACATCCTCCGCGTGCAGCGCATCGAAGTTGGGCGCGCGACGGCGGCGTTCAAGGTTGGTACCACGACGTACCCCGCCGGTTCGTTCGTGATCAAACGCGATCAGCCGTACGGACGTTTGGCCAAGAACTTGATTGAAAAGCAGCAGTTCCCCGACGCGCGCATCACCACGTACGACGACAGCGGCTGGTCGATGGGAATGGCGATGATGGTCGACGTCGCCGAAATCGCCGATTCCGCAGTACTCAAAGTAGCCACGACCCCAGTGACCACGGTCACGCTCAAGGGCACCGTGAAGACCGCGGGTGCGGCGAACGCGGGGATGGTGATCGCGCACTACGGCTCAAACAACATGATCAGCTTCCGCTATCGGCTGAAAGACGTGCCGATGCAGATCGCCGAGAAGTCGTTCAAGGTGGATAGCGTTGAGTATCCGGCCGGTTCGTTTGTGATCACCGACATGTCGAAGGCGCCAGCCATTCGCGCGGCGGTTGAAGAGCTTGGCCTCACCGCTGCGATGTTTGCCGCCGCGCCGACCGTGCCGACGCACGCCGCCGATGTGCCGCGCGTCGCCATCTATTCCGCGTGGACGAGCACGCAGAACCTCGGCTGGTATCGCCTCACGTTCGATAAGTTTGGTGTGCCGTATGACCTGATCTACAAAGAGCAGGTGAAGCCGGGCAATCTGCGCGCCAAGTACGACGTGATTCTGATGGCCGAGCAGAACCTCGGCAAACAGACCACGCTCGCCGCTCCGGCAGCCAAACCCCAGAGCTATCAGAAGAGCGACAAGTACAAGTTCCTCGGCATGTACGGCGAGACCGCCGACATGAGCGGCGGACTCGGGCAGGACGGCGTAGATGCGATTGCCGCGTTCCTCGACGGCGGCGGCACGCTGATCGCCGTGGGCGATGCGGCGCGGTTGCCGATCGAGTTCGGCTTTGCGCGCACCGTGGACAAGGCCGCGGTGCCGGGACTCACCTCGCAGCGTCCGCTCGTGCAGGGCGAAATCCTGAAGGCGGAACATCCCGTGTTCTACGGCTACGCCGACAAGAAATTCCCCGTGAAGTACGTGGGCGGCTCGCCGCTCAAGGTGGGCGTGGCGGATGAAGCGAATGTGCTGGCCCGGTATGTGGGCGGCGATGCCGCCGTGCTGAGCGGCCTGATGGTCGGCGCGGATTCACTCAAGTCGCGTCCGTTCGCCGTGGATGTCCCGATGGCATACAAGGGGCACGGCCGCGTGATTCTGTTCTCGAATAATCCGATTTATCGCTGGCAGAACCACGGCGAGTTCAACATGATCTTCAACTCGGTGTTGAACTGGAACGACGTGATTGCGCCGGCGCCGACGGTGGTGCCATGA
- a CDS encoding SET domain-containing protein, whose product MTNVLRSVGSELVGVIEHDGARRVVAVVRVAAGTEVYRIEGVSSVTPTRHSVQIGTDMHVDTPDGCSDIEMLDQYFWRYTNHHCEPNTVLRGQSLVAVCDIDPLEDVTFNYNTTEVAMATPFDCHCGAVHCAGSIRGASALTPTDAERLAPLLTPHIRRFLSRRPLA is encoded by the coding sequence ATGACGAACGTGCTGCGGAGCGTTGGCTCGGAGCTCGTCGGCGTCATTGAGCACGACGGGGCGCGCCGCGTCGTGGCGGTCGTGCGTGTGGCGGCGGGGACCGAGGTGTACCGGATCGAGGGGGTTTCCAGCGTCACGCCAACGCGGCACTCCGTGCAGATTGGCACGGACATGCACGTCGATACGCCTGACGGGTGCAGCGACATCGAAATGCTCGACCAGTATTTCTGGCGCTATACCAACCATCACTGCGAACCCAACACGGTGTTGCGCGGACAGTCTCTCGTGGCGGTATGCGATATTGATCCGCTCGAAGATGTGACCTTCAACTACAACACCACCGAAGTTGCGATGGCGACGCCCTTTGACTGTCATTGCGGTGCTGTGCACTGTGCCGGGTCGATCCGGGGTGCGTCGGCGCTTACCCCGACGGACGCGGAACGACTAGCCCCGCTTCTGACGCCTCATATTCGGCGGTTCCTTTCGCGGCGCCCCCTGGCGTGA
- a CDS encoding antibiotic biosynthesis monooxygenase: MPITRVNEFHALPEKAADLRTFLQEVVLLIEDAPGCISVTLFAHHDDVTRFAIIEEWQSIDAHQASVTHIPSEKINEVRTLIAEPPKGVYYQAI, encoded by the coding sequence ATGCCCATCACCCGCGTCAACGAGTTTCACGCCCTTCCAGAAAAAGCCGCCGATCTGCGCACCTTTCTTCAGGAGGTCGTCTTGCTCATTGAGGACGCGCCGGGGTGCATCAGCGTGACACTGTTTGCGCACCACGATGATGTCACCCGCTTTGCGATCATCGAAGAGTGGCAGAGTATCGACGCGCATCAGGCGTCGGTGACACACATTCCGTCTGAGAAAATCAACGAAGTGCGCACCCTCATCGCCGAACCTCCCAAAGGCGTGTACTATCAGGCCATCTGA